In Mycobacterium sp. 050128, one genomic interval encodes:
- a CDS encoding restriction endonuclease, whose protein sequence is MKTAFAFLPLYFGLLLGFFTHRVALGLVGACCGLLFAGLVQPAYRRSRRRLRTYAGIGEIDAMDGVEFEDYVAARMQRAGWQVSFTPAVGDYGVDLIAQKDGQYAAIQCKRHGKTIGVAAVQQVVAGARHHGCTRSIVVSNQEFTTAAKQLAYTHGCQLIGRKALQSWVPAPTGKALRD, encoded by the coding sequence ATGAAGACGGCCTTCGCTTTTCTCCCGCTCTACTTCGGGCTTCTGCTTGGATTCTTCACGCACCGCGTTGCGCTGGGACTGGTAGGCGCTTGCTGTGGTTTGCTTTTCGCCGGCTTGGTACAGCCGGCCTATCGTCGATCGCGGCGACGATTACGGACCTATGCGGGCATCGGGGAAATCGACGCGATGGACGGCGTGGAGTTCGAAGACTACGTCGCCGCACGCATGCAGCGCGCGGGCTGGCAGGTCAGCTTCACCCCTGCCGTCGGCGACTACGGCGTCGACCTGATCGCGCAGAAGGACGGCCAGTATGCGGCGATCCAGTGCAAGCGGCACGGCAAGACGATTGGAGTCGCCGCTGTCCAGCAGGTGGTGGCGGGTGCGCGCCATCACGGGTGCACGCGAAGCATCGTGGTGAGCAATCAGGAGTTCACCACTGCCGCAAAGCAGTTGGCCTACACGCACGGTTGCCAGTTGATTGGCCGCAAGGCTTTGCAAAGCTGGGTCCCCGCGCCCACGGGAAAAGCGTTGCGTGACTGA
- a CDS encoding CAP domain-containing protein — MRKIKTVTVVSVGVLVITAPGTVAEFPARADGAGAALYGGVNRVRDACGALGADPRLTEAAQRHADDMLRNGVNGHIGSDGSSPQVRITDAGYRTPYSGEVVFWGTGSAANPNQALDLWMQSPPHRAIILNCAYTTAGFATASDGNKMTIVGDFAA; from the coding sequence ATGAGGAAAATCAAAACTGTCACCGTGGTCTCGGTCGGCGTCTTGGTCATCACGGCTCCGGGGACGGTTGCTGAGTTTCCCGCGCGCGCCGACGGTGCAGGGGCCGCGTTGTACGGCGGCGTCAACCGGGTTCGCGACGCATGCGGCGCGCTCGGCGCCGACCCACGTCTGACAGAAGCAGCGCAGCGGCATGCGGACGACATGCTGCGCAACGGTGTGAACGGCCATATCGGTTCGGACGGCTCTTCCCCGCAAGTGCGTATCACCGACGCGGGCTACCGGACCCCCTACAGCGGCGAGGTCGTCTTCTGGGGCACCGGGTCGGCGGCGAATCCGAACCAAGCGCTCGACTTGTGGATGCAAAGTCCCCCGCACCGCGCCATCATCCTGAACTGCGCATACACCACAGCCGGCTTCGCCACCGCATCCGACGGCAACAAGATGACCATCGTCGGCGACTTCGCCGCATAA
- a CDS encoding SDR family NAD(P)-dependent oxidoreductase, which translates to MNAIDPDKLDICLQVLADVESLPPEHPDAVAVRRATAGIFKSVRKARRAAKRDAVATADDAVTAATATGAPGRIDDETRGLPLVSAAVGASAGTLLRPRSCYVCKHRYTVVDAFYHQLCPECAALNRAKRDARTDLTGRSALLTGGRAKIGMYIALRLLRDGAHTTITTRFPNDAVRRFAGMPDSADWLHRLRVVGIDLRDPAQVVALADTVAAQGPLDILINNAAQTVRRAPGSYAALIEAERSPAPELVDVITFDRVSDAHPAALAGSLAEHQTPHAVTELALTARSASPDRIVAGTAIDAGGLLPDIAPINSWTQRVHEVDAMELLEVQLCNQTAPFILMSRLRPAMAASPARRKYVVNVSAMEGQFSRAYKGPGHPHTNMAKAALNMLTRTSAKEMLEQDHILMTAVDTGWITDERPHPTKLRLADEGFHAPLDLVDGAARVYDPIVRGESGEDLYGCFLKDYSPSNW; encoded by the coding sequence GTGAATGCGATCGACCCGGACAAGCTCGACATTTGCCTGCAGGTGCTGGCCGACGTCGAGTCATTGCCGCCCGAGCACCCCGATGCCGTTGCGGTGCGCCGGGCGACCGCGGGCATATTCAAGTCAGTCAGGAAGGCCCGGCGTGCCGCCAAGCGCGACGCGGTGGCAACCGCCGACGATGCCGTGACCGCTGCTACCGCCACCGGTGCGCCCGGTCGCATCGACGACGAGACCCGCGGCCTGCCTTTGGTGTCGGCAGCGGTCGGCGCCAGCGCCGGCACATTGCTGCGGCCGCGCTCTTGCTACGTGTGCAAACACCGCTACACGGTGGTCGACGCCTTCTACCATCAGCTCTGCCCGGAGTGCGCCGCGCTCAACCGCGCCAAGCGCGACGCCCGCACCGACCTGACCGGTAGGAGCGCCCTGCTCACCGGTGGTCGCGCCAAGATCGGCATGTACATCGCGCTGCGACTGCTCCGCGATGGTGCGCACACGACCATCACCACCCGCTTTCCGAATGACGCCGTGCGGCGGTTCGCGGGGATGCCCGACAGCGCCGACTGGCTGCACCGGCTCCGCGTCGTGGGTATCGACCTGCGCGACCCAGCCCAGGTCGTTGCGCTCGCCGACACCGTGGCCGCCCAGGGCCCGCTCGACATCCTGATCAACAACGCCGCCCAGACGGTGCGCCGCGCTCCCGGCTCCTACGCCGCGCTCATCGAGGCGGAGCGTAGCCCGGCGCCGGAACTCGTCGACGTGATCACGTTCGACCGCGTCAGCGACGCCCATCCCGCCGCACTCGCCGGAAGCCTCGCCGAGCACCAAACTCCGCATGCCGTAACTGAATTGGCGCTTACCGCCCGAAGCGCGTCTCCGGACCGGATCGTCGCGGGCACCGCCATCGACGCCGGTGGTCTGCTGCCCGATATCGCGCCGATCAACAGTTGGACCCAACGCGTGCACGAGGTCGATGCGATGGAACTGCTCGAGGTTCAACTCTGCAACCAGACCGCGCCGTTCATTCTGATGAGCCGCCTGCGCCCGGCGATGGCCGCTTCACCCGCGCGCCGCAAGTACGTGGTGAATGTGTCTGCGATGGAGGGACAGTTCAGCCGCGCGTACAAGGGCCCGGGGCATCCACACACCAACATGGCGAAGGCCGCACTGAACATGCTTACCCGCACCAGCGCCAAAGAGATGCTGGAGCAGGACCACATTCTGATGACGGCCGTGGATACGGGCTGGATTACCGACGAGCGTCCGCACCCGACAAAGCTGCGGCTTGCCGACGAGGGCTTCCATGCCCCGCTTGACCTGGTCGACGGTGCCGCTCGCGTCTATGACCCGATTGTCCGCGGGGAGTCTGGCGAAGATCTGTACGGCTGCTTCCTGAAGGACTACTCGCCGAGCAATTGGTAG
- a CDS encoding N-acetylmuramoyl-L-alanine amidase, with translation MTLHHEAVVLGDNRNAPGRLRQDQRYHQDKGWVDIAYHVGVDRDGNIYELRTPQIAGDTATDYDTTGHFLVLCEGDFDKEAVSEAQLHAAALAFAWATQTFHIASSTLAGHRDLAQTSCPGANLYAHLSSGDLKHRIDDLVAAGPVNLQRICGPDAAATVSAIEAG, from the coding sequence ATGACGCTGCACCACGAAGCTGTCGTCCTGGGGGACAACCGCAACGCTCCGGGCCGTCTGCGTCAGGACCAGCGGTACCACCAAGACAAGGGATGGGTCGACATCGCCTATCACGTCGGCGTCGACCGCGACGGCAACATCTACGAACTGCGCACGCCGCAGATCGCGGGCGACACGGCAACGGATTACGACACGACGGGACACTTCCTGGTTCTCTGCGAAGGGGATTTCGACAAAGAAGCCGTCTCCGAAGCCCAACTTCACGCGGCCGCACTTGCCTTCGCGTGGGCCACGCAGACCTTTCACATCGCCAGTAGCACCCTGGCCGGCCACCGCGACCTTGCCCAAACCTCATGCCCGGGTGCAAATCTGTATGCGCATCTTTCGTCGGGGGACCTCAAGCACCGCATCGACGATCTAGTGGCAGCGGGACCCGTGAACCTGCAACGCATCTGTGGGCCGGATGCGGCGGCAACCGTTTCGGCAATCGAAGCAGGCTAA
- a CDS encoding class I adenylate-forming enzyme family protein, protein MTQPRPLTIPALLAESVRLFGQETYVVTPTERLTYGQAEQRSAHIARWLLHEGVGKGSRVGLFFPNGVEWIIWWLAASRIGALVVPMSTMYTPAEIAKVLRLADIGLLVAPSQVLKIDVAAQFEAALPQLSDQQAGRLALPAAPYLRRIVITGETDRQWATRWAGDNASGVPDEVLAAAEAEVSPADLAIMVHTSGSTADPKGVLHTHGTVVRQTSTWPSAIRALTGPASPTKILCAMPFFWIGGLLAATGALHEPVTLLVMARLDAGTALDLVEHERATGIVGWPAFTQRLREHPTFASRDLSSAPMLRDGPLDLAMIDVPDGFPVHRTMSETAGGFVCTEMRIVDEQGAPVPVGSTGELLVRGIGAMVGYNKRERWETFDADGWYHTGDRVYRRENDPRLFYVGRTSELIKSAGANVSPLEVEAVIEAFDDVAQCVVVGVDDPERGEEVCAVVVAANAKIDVSSLAARARNQLSSYKVPTRWSVATSDQIPTLPSGKLNRKALRTMLTSGLLD, encoded by the coding sequence GTGACCCAACCACGACCACTCACCATCCCCGCGCTCCTCGCAGAGAGCGTTCGTCTGTTCGGCCAGGAGACGTACGTGGTCACACCGACGGAGCGCCTCACCTACGGGCAGGCGGAACAGCGCTCGGCGCACATCGCGCGTTGGTTACTGCACGAAGGCGTCGGCAAGGGCAGCCGGGTGGGTCTGTTCTTCCCCAATGGCGTGGAGTGGATCATTTGGTGGCTTGCCGCCTCGCGGATCGGCGCTCTGGTCGTCCCGATGAGCACCATGTACACTCCGGCGGAGATCGCAAAAGTGTTGCGGCTGGCGGATATTGGTCTACTGGTTGCTCCCAGCCAGGTCCTCAAGATCGATGTCGCCGCACAGTTCGAAGCCGCGCTGCCGCAGCTATCCGATCAGCAGGCCGGACGCCTGGCACTGCCCGCGGCGCCGTATCTGCGACGCATCGTGATCACCGGTGAGACGGACCGCCAATGGGCGACCCGCTGGGCTGGGGATAACGCCTCGGGCGTTCCGGACGAGGTGCTGGCCGCAGCAGAAGCTGAGGTGTCGCCTGCCGATCTGGCCATCATGGTGCACACCTCGGGATCCACCGCGGATCCCAAGGGTGTTCTGCACACCCACGGCACCGTGGTCCGGCAGACCTCGACGTGGCCGAGCGCTATTCGAGCGCTCACCGGGCCGGCATCCCCGACCAAGATCCTCTGCGCGATGCCGTTCTTTTGGATCGGTGGCTTGCTCGCCGCGACGGGCGCTTTGCACGAACCCGTCACGCTATTGGTGATGGCGCGGCTCGACGCGGGCACGGCGTTGGACCTCGTCGAACACGAACGCGCGACGGGGATCGTCGGGTGGCCCGCCTTCACCCAGCGTTTGCGCGAGCACCCGACCTTCGCCAGTCGCGACCTCAGCAGCGCGCCGATGCTGCGGGATGGTCCGCTGGACTTGGCGATGATCGACGTACCGGACGGGTTTCCCGTGCACCGCACCATGTCTGAGACCGCTGGCGGTTTCGTCTGCACCGAGATGCGCATCGTGGACGAACAGGGTGCACCCGTGCCGGTAGGGTCCACCGGCGAGCTTCTGGTCCGCGGGATCGGCGCCATGGTCGGCTACAACAAGCGCGAGCGGTGGGAAACCTTCGACGCCGACGGCTGGTACCACACCGGGGACCGCGTCTATCGCCGAGAAAACGACCCGCGCTTGTTCTATGTCGGACGAACCAGTGAGCTGATCAAATCGGCGGGCGCCAATGTCTCCCCGCTCGAGGTCGAGGCGGTCATTGAGGCATTCGATGATGTCGCGCAATGCGTCGTCGTCGGTGTCGATGACCCCGAGCGCGGCGAAGAGGTGTGCGCCGTCGTCGTAGCGGCGAACGCGAAGATCGATGTTTCATCGCTTGCTGCGCGTGCGCGAAATCAGTTGTCCAGCTATAAAGTACCGACGCGCTGGTCCGTCGCGACAAGCGACCAAATACCCACCTTGCCCAGCGGCAAGCTCAACCGAAAAGCGTTGCGGACGATGTTGACCAGCGGCCTGCTGGACTGA
- a CDS encoding serine hydrolase domain-containing protein — protein MTAPTVPPTTNPPFDQLDAKIKEGMHDYGIPGVAVGVVYNDMRSVSSYGVTNVDYPQPVDDHTVFRIGSTTKTFTGTTMMRLVDQGLVDLDAPVRHYIPDFAVADESVSAAVTVRHLLNHTSGWNGDDVQDFGRGDDAIAGYVSAMTNMPQLTPLGTVFAYNNAGLVVAGRIIEKVTGTTYESAVQKLLLDPLKMTSTYYFSDQIIGSNVAAPHDVDDAGQPVVSKEFWYFPRSCHSTGGLMSTVEDQLRYLRFHLGDGTTPDGTRLLKPESLAAMRSNPGAGGTLQVELTGMGVTWMLRPSIDNVSRRNVTIVQHGGTWAGQHSGFFMVPEKRFAMTVLTNSEGGTQLLNDLYASDSILNSFAGISNLPAPRKSPDPAPYVGQYIGHETDLSGEVAPITVDWKAGDKQLVGTMVSGDDPPEKIGFAFYDSVFGPDYGLDLDENNKETGTRSDFLRGPDGKIAWFRSHGRLYQRQ, from the coding sequence ATGACCGCCCCCACAGTGCCACCGACAACCAACCCCCCGTTCGATCAACTCGACGCGAAGATCAAAGAAGGCATGCACGACTACGGGATTCCGGGCGTCGCGGTCGGGGTCGTCTACAACGACATGAGATCTGTTAGTAGTTACGGCGTCACCAACGTCGATTATCCGCAACCCGTCGACGACCATACCGTGTTCCGGATCGGCTCAACCACAAAGACATTCACCGGAACGACGATGATGCGTCTGGTGGACCAGGGCTTGGTGGACCTGGATGCACCGGTGCGCCACTACATCCCCGACTTCGCAGTGGCCGACGAATCCGTTAGCGCCGCAGTGACCGTGCGTCACCTCCTCAACCATACGTCGGGCTGGAACGGTGACGATGTACAGGACTTCGGGCGGGGCGACGACGCGATCGCCGGTTACGTCAGCGCGATGACCAACATGCCGCAGCTGACACCACTGGGCACCGTATTCGCCTACAACAACGCGGGTTTGGTGGTTGCGGGCAGGATCATCGAGAAGGTCACCGGAACGACCTACGAGTCGGCGGTGCAGAAATTACTTCTGGATCCGCTCAAGATGACCAGCACCTATTACTTCTCCGATCAGATCATCGGCTCGAACGTGGCGGCACCACACGATGTCGACGACGCCGGCCAACCCGTTGTGAGCAAAGAGTTTTGGTACTTCCCACGCAGCTGTCACTCGACCGGCGGGCTGATGTCCACAGTGGAAGATCAACTGCGCTACTTAAGGTTCCATCTCGGCGACGGCACAACGCCCGACGGCACGCGGCTACTGAAACCGGAGTCGTTGGCGGCGATGCGCTCGAACCCCGGCGCGGGGGGAACGCTGCAAGTGGAGCTCACTGGGATGGGCGTGACGTGGATGCTGCGGCCGTCGATCGACAATGTCTCCCGCAGGAATGTCACCATCGTCCAGCACGGCGGCACCTGGGCAGGGCAACACTCAGGCTTCTTCATGGTGCCCGAGAAGAGGTTTGCGATGACCGTTCTCACCAATTCCGAGGGCGGGACTCAGCTGCTGAACGATCTTTACGCCAGTGATTCGATATTGAACAGCTTCGCCGGGATCAGCAATCTACCCGCCCCGCGGAAAAGTCCCGACCCAGCGCCTTACGTGGGCCAGTACATCGGTCACGAGACCGACCTGTCCGGCGAGGTCGCCCCCATAACGGTTGACTGGAAGGCGGGCGACAAGCAACTCGTCGGCACCATGGTCAGCGGCGACGATCCGCCCGAGAAGATAGGGTTCGCCTTCTACGATTCCGTGTTCGGACCCGACTATGGGCTTGACCTCGACGAGAACAACAAAGAAACCGGCACACGATCCGATTTCCTTCGCGGCCCCGACGG